From Pogoniulus pusillus isolate bPogPus1 chromosome 17, bPogPus1.pri, whole genome shotgun sequence, the proteins below share one genomic window:
- the LOC135182671 gene encoding protein shisa-like-1a, translating to MGQHTPAYTLYPLLTADSVQNLHLCEGYAGPDGRYHPGFYCPRLTDPASHRYCCRPSPHTLKSCCSQVGLEALTRVNLSSLARPGLLRNPLALPFVGLYGLLVVLLMAVDLFHFYQSRCCRPCRVLPRTRCPPCSPPEEQHPRSQPAPGLGGLLTAPPGRAD from the exons ATGGGGCAGCACA CCCCCGCGTACACTCTGTACCCACTCCTCACCGCAGACTCGGTGCAGAACCTGCACCTCTGCGAGGGCTATGCAGGCCCTGATGGCCGCTACCACCCTGGCTTCTACTGCCCGCGGCTGACTGACCCAGCCAGCCACCGGTACTGCTGCCGCCCCAGCCCGCACACCCTCAAATCCTGCTGCTCCCAAGTGGGCCTGGAGGCCCTCACCAGAGTgaacctctccagcctggccaggccaGGCCTTCTGCG GAACCCGCTGGCCCTGCCCTTCGTGGGGCTCTACGGCCTCCTGGTTGTCCTCCTCATGGCCGTCGACCTGTTCCACTTCTACCAGAGCCGCTGCTGCCGCCCCTGCCGCGTTCTGCCCCGCACCCgctgcccaccctgcagccCTCCGGAGGAACAGCACCCCCgctcccagcctgctcctggcctcGGTGGGCTCCTGACAGCGCCTCCCGGCCGAGCCGACTAA